In Providencia sneebia DSM 19967, one DNA window encodes the following:
- the djlA gene encoding co-chaperone DjlA encodes MHYWGKIIGVLLAIMSGLGFWGALVGLIIGHWFDKAAAQRKSTSGMSQRDRQAIFFASTFQILGHLTKSKGRVTETDIQLASNLMDRMQLHGETRKAAQQAFREGKEPDFPLRDVLKHLRLACYGRFDLIQMFLEIQLQAAFADGELHPNERKVLFIIAEELGISKIQFEKFLSMIQGSQRFDQGYSQQQQSGGYYQPSQGPTLEDACQVLGVSINDDPTTIKRAYRKLMSENHPDKLIAKGLPPEMMEIAKQKAQSIQAAYELIKKERGFK; translated from the coding sequence ATGCACTACTGGGGTAAAATTATTGGTGTTTTACTTGCCATTATGTCGGGTTTGGGGTTTTGGGGGGCTCTTGTTGGCTTAATTATAGGCCATTGGTTTGATAAAGCGGCCGCTCAACGTAAATCTACGAGTGGAATGAGTCAGCGAGATCGGCAGGCGATTTTTTTCGCGAGCACCTTTCAGATATTAGGGCACTTAACCAAATCGAAAGGGCGTGTAACTGAAACGGATATCCAATTAGCGTCTAATTTAATGGATAGAATGCAATTACATGGTGAAACGCGTAAGGCTGCTCAACAAGCTTTTAGAGAAGGGAAAGAGCCTGATTTTCCGCTAAGGGATGTTCTTAAGCATTTACGCCTTGCCTGTTATGGCCGTTTTGATTTAATTCAGATGTTTCTGGAAATTCAATTACAAGCTGCATTTGCGGATGGCGAACTGCACCCTAATGAGCGAAAAGTCCTCTTTATTATTGCAGAAGAGCTTGGTATCTCGAAAATTCAGTTTGAGAAATTTCTAAGCATGATCCAAGGTAGCCAGCGTTTTGACCAAGGTTATTCGCAACAGCAACAATCAGGTGGGTATTATCAGCCATCACAAGGACCAACCTTAGAAGATGCTTGTCAGGTTCTTGGTGTCTCAATAAATGATGATCCAACTACCATTAAAAGAGCTTATCGCAAATTAATGAGTGAAAATCATCCTGACAAACTGATAGCTAAAGGGTTGCCACCTGAAATGATGGAAATTGCGAAGCAAAAAGCCCAGTCTATTCAAGCGGCTTATGAGCTAATCAAGAAAGAACGTGGTTTTAAATAG
- the rluA gene encoding bifunctional tRNA pseudouridine(32) synthase/23S rRNA pseudouridine(746) synthase RluA: MMEPYHPSIDPWLYILYQDEHIIVVNKPSGLLSVPGKAPEHHDSIMSRVQRDHPNAECVHRLDMATSGVMVVALNKEAERELKRQFREREPKKHYIARVWGHLAKKEGLIDLPLICDWPNRPKQKVCFETGKSAQTEYEVLEYETLATRVKLSPITGRSHQLRVHMLALGHPILGDRFYAHDEARALAPRLQLHAQELYITHPAYGTPMHFSCQPDF; encoded by the coding sequence ATGATGGAGCCTTATCATCCTTCCATTGACCCTTGGTTATACATTCTTTATCAAGATGAGCATATCATTGTGGTTAATAAGCCAAGTGGATTACTGTCGGTTCCGGGCAAAGCACCTGAGCACCACGATAGTATTATGAGCCGAGTGCAACGTGACCATCCGAATGCGGAATGTGTTCATCGTTTAGATATGGCGACGAGTGGAGTCATGGTAGTGGCATTAAATAAAGAGGCTGAACGCGAGCTAAAACGTCAATTTCGCGAACGTGAGCCAAAAAAACACTATATTGCCAGAGTTTGGGGGCATTTAGCTAAAAAAGAAGGTTTAATCGACCTACCACTTATTTGTGATTGGCCAAATCGACCGAAGCAAAAAGTGTGCTTTGAAACAGGCAAGTCAGCTCAAACAGAATATGAAGTTTTAGAATATGAAACATTAGCAACGAGAGTCAAGTTATCACCAATTACTGGGCGTTCGCACCAATTACGTGTTCATATGCTTGCATTAGGCCATCCTATACTTGGAGATCGCTTTTATGCACATGACGAAGCTCGAGCGCTTGCACCACGTTTACAACTTCATGCTCAAGAGCTTTATATCACACATCCTGCTTATGGCACTCCAATGCATTTTAGCTGCCAACCTGATTTTTAA
- the rapA gene encoding RNA polymerase-associated protein RapA — protein MPFTLGQRWISDTESELGLGAVVAIDARMVTLLFPASGENRLYSRNDAPITRVMFNEGDTITSHEGWQLKVENVQEDNGLLTYTGTRLDTEEPDVSLREVFLDSKLTFNKPQDRLFAGQIDRMDRFALRYRARKFQSEQVKHQATGLRGIRASLIPHQLHIANEVGKRHHPRVLLADEVGLGKTIEAGMIIHQQLMAGRAERVLVIVPESLQHQWLVEMLRRFNLRFSLFDDSRYSEARHDSDNPFETEQLVLCSLDFVRRNKQRFDQLVEAGWDMMVVDEAHHLQWSEAAPSREYQVIETLAENIPSILLLTATPEQLGQESHFARLRLLDPSRFHDYQEFLDEQENYRPVADAVSMLLSGDKLTNDQQNLLNDLIKEQDIEPLLKAANSEGDDSSKARQELITMLMDRHGTSRLLFRNTRNGVKGFPHRELHSLKMPLPTQYQTAIKVAGIMGTKKDLETRAKELLYPEQIYQEFEGENATWWNFDPRVEWLMGYLMANRHEKVLVICAKAETALQLEQVLREREGIRAAVFHEGLSLLERDRAAAYFASQEDGAQVLLCSEIGSEGRNFQFANQLVMFDLPFNPDLLEQRIGRLDRIGQTRDIVLNVPYLENTAQAVLLRWYHEGLDAFEHTCPTGRTIYDKYYQQLLQYMAEPTITDGFDEFLKTCRDEHEALKLQLEQGRDRLLEMHSNGGESGVLLAETIGAEDNDTELVNFALNLFDIVGINQEDKSDNLLILTPSDHMLVPDFPGLPQDGCTITFEREQALSREDTQFISWEHPIIRNGLDLVLSGDTGSCAVSLLKNKALPVGTLLTELVYVLEAQAPKNLQISRFLPATPIRLLVDLKGNNLSSQVEFESFNRQLNAINRHMASKLVNAVQNEVHSVLRLSEPMVEQEAKVLIENAKEAADKALSLELARLEALKAVNPNIRDEELDVIEEERQLLLKNIDQATWRLDAIRLVVVTHQ, from the coding sequence ATGCCATTTACTCTTGGTCAGCGCTGGATCAGCGATACAGAAAGCGAACTCGGATTAGGCGCCGTCGTGGCTATTGATGCCCGTATGGTGACTTTACTTTTTCCCGCCAGTGGGGAAAACCGTCTTTATTCACGTAATGATGCCCCAATCACTCGAGTGATGTTTAACGAGGGGGATACCATTACTAGCCACGAAGGTTGGCAGCTTAAAGTTGAAAATGTACAAGAAGATAACGGACTACTGACTTACACCGGTACACGCCTTGATACTGAAGAGCCGGATGTTAGTCTGAGAGAAGTTTTTCTTGATAGCAAATTGACATTCAACAAGCCACAAGACAGATTATTCGCGGGTCAAATTGATAGAATGGATCGCTTTGCATTACGTTACCGAGCACGTAAATTTCAAAGTGAACAAGTAAAACACCAAGCAACGGGGCTGCGGGGAATACGCGCCAGTCTGATCCCGCATCAATTACATATTGCTAATGAAGTGGGTAAACGCCATCATCCACGCGTATTGCTCGCTGACGAGGTGGGATTAGGTAAAACTATCGAAGCAGGTATGATCATCCATCAACAGTTGATGGCAGGTCGAGCAGAACGTGTTTTAGTCATTGTTCCTGAAAGCTTACAACATCAATGGCTTGTTGAAATGCTACGCCGTTTTAACTTGCGTTTTTCGCTCTTTGATGACAGCCGTTATAGTGAAGCTCGCCACGATAGCGATAATCCGTTTGAAACAGAACAGCTAGTATTATGCTCACTTGATTTTGTCCGTCGCAACAAGCAACGCTTTGATCAACTTGTAGAAGCAGGTTGGGATATGATGGTTGTTGATGAAGCTCACCATTTACAATGGAGTGAGGCTGCACCTAGTCGTGAATATCAAGTGATTGAAACACTGGCTGAAAATATTCCATCAATTCTACTCTTAACAGCAACACCAGAGCAACTTGGTCAAGAAAGCCATTTTGCCCGTCTGCGCCTTCTTGATCCGAGCCGTTTCCATGATTATCAAGAATTTCTTGATGAACAAGAAAACTATCGTCCCGTTGCTGACGCCGTTTCAATGTTGCTATCAGGAGATAAGCTCACTAATGATCAGCAAAACTTGCTAAATGATTTAATTAAAGAGCAAGACATTGAACCATTATTAAAAGCGGCTAATTCTGAGGGTGATGATAGTAGCAAAGCGCGTCAAGAGCTCATTACTATGTTAATGGATAGACATGGAACAAGCCGTCTATTATTCAGAAATACCCGTAATGGTGTGAAAGGCTTCCCTCATCGTGAACTGCATTCACTTAAAATGCCATTACCAACCCAATACCAAACAGCAATTAAAGTTGCAGGTATTATGGGAACGAAAAAAGACCTTGAAACTCGTGCCAAAGAACTTCTTTATCCTGAGCAAATTTATCAAGAGTTTGAAGGTGAAAATGCAACATGGTGGAATTTTGACCCACGAGTTGAATGGCTGATGGGCTATTTAATGGCTAACCGCCATGAGAAAGTCTTAGTTATTTGCGCCAAAGCGGAAACTGCGTTACAGCTAGAACAAGTATTACGTGAACGTGAAGGTATCCGTGCAGCCGTCTTCCATGAAGGTTTATCTTTACTTGAACGTGACCGCGCGGCAGCTTATTTCGCTTCTCAAGAAGATGGCGCTCAAGTTCTACTCTGTTCAGAAATTGGTTCTGAAGGCCGTAACTTCCAGTTTGCTAATCAGCTAGTCATGTTTGACTTACCATTTAACCCTGATTTGTTAGAACAACGAATTGGCCGATTAGATCGTATTGGTCAAACCCGTGACATCGTTTTAAATGTTCCTTATCTAGAAAATACCGCCCAAGCTGTGCTACTTCGCTGGTATCATGAAGGGTTGGATGCTTTTGAGCATACTTGCCCAACAGGTAGAACCATCTATGATAAATACTATCAGCAGCTATTACAGTATATGGCTGAACCAACCATCACTGATGGTTTTGATGAGTTCTTAAAAACCTGTCGAGATGAACATGAAGCGCTAAAATTACAATTAGAGCAAGGCCGTGACCGCCTATTAGAAATGCACTCAAACGGTGGAGAATCTGGTGTTCTATTAGCAGAAACTATTGGTGCAGAAGATAATGACACTGAACTTGTTAATTTTGCACTTAACCTCTTTGATATTGTTGGTATTAATCAGGAAGATAAAAGTGATAACTTACTGATCCTAACACCTTCGGATCATATGTTAGTCCCTGATTTCCCGGGTCTACCACAAGATGGTTGCACAATTACCTTTGAACGTGAACAAGCTCTCTCACGTGAAGATACTCAGTTTATTAGTTGGGAACATCCAATTATCCGCAATGGCTTAGATTTAGTATTATCAGGCGATACGGGCAGCTGCGCGGTTTCTTTACTGAAAAATAAAGCCTTACCAGTGGGAACATTACTCACAGAATTAGTGTATGTTCTGGAAGCTCAAGCACCTAAAAACCTACAAATTAGTCGCTTTCTTCCTGCAACACCAATTCGTTTGTTAGTTGATCTCAAAGGTAACAATCTTTCATCACAAGTTGAATTTGAAAGCTTTAACCGTCAGCTTAATGCAATTAACCGCCATATGGCGAGTAAGTTGGTGAATGCAGTCCAAAATGAAGTACATTCTGTTCTGCGCTTATCTGAACCCATGGTTGAGCAAGAAGCAAAAGTGCTTATCGAAAATGCAAAAGAGGCTGCTGACAAAGCACTTTCTTTAGAATTGGCTCGTTTGGAAGCACTTAAAGCGGTTAACCCAAATATCCGGGATGAAGAATTAGATGTTATTGAAGAAGAACGCCAGCTATTGTTGAAGAATATCGACCAAGCAACATGGCGTCTTGATGCAATTCGTTTGGTTGTGGTCACTCACCAATAA
- a CDS encoding DNA polymerase II produces the protein MLQPMSPAEKGFILSRHWKDTRQGVEVSYWLITETGPRKVTIPYQKAVGFIAHSSLPSIKHLLDEQDGITYRPIELSNFKREKVCAIYCRQYRQLLNLEKNCRELGVEILEADIRPCERYLMERFITAPVWFSCNQHGEYHLKPCEGYRPEIKAVSLDIETSQYGELYSIGLSGCGDNVVFMLGPEQGSALTNQHRLVYVNSRPQLLDNLNHWLQKFDPDAIIGWNLIQFDLNVLQKHAERYGKPLLFGRQNKKLEWREHGFKQGVFFAAAEGRLIIDGIDALKAATWSFPSFSLESVSQTLLGEGKAIDTPYDRMDEINRRFEHDKPALAHYNIQDCWLVHRIFAKTDLMAFLQERSTVTGLAIDRMGGSVAAFSHLYIPRLHRIGFVAPNLHEQKLQHNPGGFVMDSQPGLYDSVLVLDYKSLYPSIIRTFLIDPAGMIEGLAHPEKQHSVSGFRHAWFSRSVHCLPDIVSHIWQARDKAKQENNAPLSQALKIIMNAFAGVLGAEGCRFFDPRLTASITMRGHDIMRITKELIESRGYQVIYGDTDSTFVWLKESHSQEQAQKIGFELRDFVNSWWKKHLSEEWQLEGVLELEYETHYRRFFMPTVRGSDSGSKKRYAGLSGDNMIFKGLETIRSDWTPLAQCFQKELYTRIFYKQPYREFIREYVQSIQNGKYDDRLIYRKRLRRKLSEYQRNVPPHVRAARQADEYNLKLHRPQQYQNGGWISYIITQAGPEPLEIITSRPNYEHYILKQIKPIADAILPFLQDDFDTILTGQITLFF, from the coding sequence ATGCTTCAACCTATGTCACCTGCGGAAAAAGGCTTTATCTTAAGTCGCCATTGGAAAGATACCCGCCAAGGGGTTGAGGTTAGTTATTGGTTAATAACTGAAACGGGACCTCGAAAAGTGACCATTCCTTACCAAAAGGCAGTTGGTTTTATTGCACATTCATCTTTACCCTCTATAAAGCATTTATTAGATGAACAAGATGGCATTACTTATCGGCCAATTGAATTATCTAACTTTAAACGTGAAAAAGTTTGCGCTATTTATTGCCGCCAATATCGGCAATTACTCAATCTGGAAAAGAATTGTCGAGAACTTGGCGTCGAAATTCTAGAAGCTGATATCCGCCCTTGCGAACGTTATTTAATGGAGCGCTTTATCACAGCGCCAGTGTGGTTTTCTTGTAACCAACATGGTGAGTATCATCTCAAGCCCTGTGAAGGTTATCGCCCAGAAATTAAAGCCGTTTCATTAGATATTGAAACGAGCCAATACGGAGAGCTTTACTCTATTGGTTTATCTGGCTGCGGTGACAACGTTGTTTTTATGTTGGGTCCAGAGCAAGGTTCTGCACTGACCAATCAACACCGCCTCGTTTATGTTAATAGCCGCCCTCAATTACTTGATAACCTTAATCATTGGCTACAAAAATTTGATCCTGACGCTATTATTGGTTGGAATTTGATTCAGTTTGATTTAAATGTGCTACAAAAACATGCAGAACGTTATGGAAAACCACTGCTATTTGGTCGGCAAAATAAAAAGCTGGAATGGCGTGAACATGGCTTTAAACAAGGCGTATTTTTCGCCGCTGCCGAAGGCCGGCTAATTATTGATGGTATTGATGCTTTAAAAGCAGCAACTTGGAGCTTTCCCTCTTTCAGCCTTGAATCTGTTTCTCAAACATTGCTAGGTGAAGGTAAAGCGATTGATACTCCGTATGACAGAATGGATGAAATTAATCGCCGTTTTGAACACGATAAACCTGCACTTGCACATTACAATATTCAAGACTGTTGGTTAGTTCATCGGATCTTTGCAAAAACCGACCTTATGGCATTCTTGCAAGAACGTTCAACTGTTACCGGATTAGCAATTGACCGCATGGGCGGATCTGTTGCAGCCTTTTCACATTTATATATTCCCCGCTTGCATCGTATTGGGTTTGTTGCACCGAATCTTCATGAACAAAAACTCCAACATAATCCTGGTGGTTTTGTGATGGATTCTCAACCCGGTTTATATGATTCTGTGTTAGTTCTTGATTATAAAAGCTTGTATCCCTCAATTATTCGCACTTTTCTTATCGACCCCGCAGGCATGATAGAAGGTCTTGCTCATCCTGAAAAACAACATTCAGTATCAGGTTTTCGTCATGCGTGGTTTTCTCGCTCAGTACATTGTTTACCAGATATTGTTAGCCATATTTGGCAAGCTCGTGATAAAGCCAAACAAGAGAATAACGCTCCATTATCTCAAGCATTAAAAATTATTATGAATGCTTTTGCTGGTGTATTAGGTGCTGAAGGATGTCGCTTTTTCGACCCACGCCTTACAGCATCTATCACCATGCGCGGACATGACATTATGCGTATTACAAAAGAGTTAATTGAATCGCGTGGTTACCAAGTTATTTACGGTGATACGGATTCAACTTTTGTATGGTTAAAAGAAAGCCATTCACAGGAACAAGCTCAAAAAATTGGCTTTGAATTACGCGATTTTGTTAATAGCTGGTGGAAGAAACATTTATCTGAAGAGTGGCAACTAGAAGGCGTACTAGAACTTGAATATGAAACTCATTATCGCCGTTTTTTCATGCCAACAGTGAGAGGATCTGATTCTGGAAGTAAAAAACGTTATGCTGGATTAAGTGGGGATAACATGATTTTTAAAGGATTAGAAACCATCCGCTCTGATTGGACACCACTCGCACAATGTTTTCAAAAAGAGTTATACACGCGTATTTTTTATAAGCAGCCTTACCGAGAATTTATTCGTGAATATGTGCAGTCAATTCAAAATGGCAAGTATGACGACAGACTCATTTATCGTAAACGATTACGAAGAAAACTCTCAGAATATCAACGGAATGTCCCTCCTCATGTCAGGGCAGCTCGTCAAGCAGATGAATACAATTTAAAGTTACATCGTCCACAGCAATATCAAAATGGTGGATGGATTAGTTATATTATTACTCAAGCGGGTCCAGAGCCTCTTGAAATAATCACCTCTCGCCCAAATTATGAGCACTATATCCTAAAGCAGATCAAACCTATTGCTGATGCTATCTTGCCATTTTTACAAGATGACTTTGATACCATCCTAACAGGTCAGATCACTTTGTTTTTTTAA
- the thiQ gene encoding thiamine ABC transporter ATP-binding protein ThiQ, translating to MIKLTQLDYQYDNINMYFDFSIKAGERVAVMGPSGAGKSTLLSLISGFQFAKSGTIQLNGHNHTCTPPAKRPVSMLFQENNLFSHLTVKQNIGLGLHPGLRLNTQQIKLVEQIAAQSGLLELIDRLPAQLSGGQRQRAALARCLIREQPILLLDEPFSALDPALRQEMLLLLDEICQSKNITLVMVSHNLEDAQQIAPRTLVIADGKIAYDGCTSELLAGTTSASKLLGITNNN from the coding sequence GTGATTAAATTAACTCAGCTAGACTATCAATACGACAATATTAACATGTACTTTGACTTTTCAATTAAGGCAGGTGAACGCGTTGCAGTCATGGGGCCAAGCGGAGCTGGGAAAAGTACATTACTGAGTTTAATCAGTGGGTTTCAATTTGCTAAAAGCGGTACCATCCAATTAAATGGGCATAATCACACTTGTACTCCACCAGCAAAGCGCCCTGTCTCCATGTTATTTCAAGAGAATAATTTATTTTCTCATCTCACAGTAAAACAGAATATTGGTTTAGGTTTGCATCCAGGATTACGGCTTAATACCCAGCAAATCAAGCTTGTTGAACAGATTGCTGCTCAATCAGGATTACTTGAGCTTATCGATAGGCTTCCAGCCCAATTATCAGGTGGCCAACGTCAACGCGCAGCACTTGCACGTTGCTTGATCCGCGAACAACCCATTTTATTATTAGATGAACCCTTTTCTGCACTTGACCCCGCTTTACGCCAAGAAATGTTGTTACTTCTTGATGAGATCTGTCAATCAAAAAATATTACATTAGTAATGGTTTCACATAACCTAGAAGATGCTCAACAAATTGCTCCGCGGACTCTTGTTATTGCTGACGGTAAAATAGCTTACGATGGTTGCACGAGTGAATTATTAGCAGGAACTACATCAGCTTCAAAATTACTTGGTATTACTAATAATAATTAG